The Aquiluna sp. KACHI24 genome contains a region encoding:
- a CDS encoding gamma-aminobutyraldehyde dehydrogenase has product MSVRQLKNFVGGQYVSPESDKVSDVINPATGETYAHAAVSSAQDVQKAYEVAQKAFEEWSQTTPSERQLALFRIADALEARAQEAADVESENTGKPRGTLVDYEIMPSVDQIRFFAGAARNLEGRATAEYLRDHTSSIRREPIGVIGQVTPWNYPLNMATWKFAPAIAAGNTIVLKPSDTTPASTLLLAEIASEFLPAGVFNVVTGDRDTGRAMIENRIPQMVSITGSVRAGMEVAKSASADLKRVHLELGGKAPVIVFDDADFEKAAAGIVAAGFFNAGQDCTAATRLLVHENAYDKFMTALIAEVKANAKVGMPSEDGILFGPVNNANQLVRVKGFIDRLPDHAKIEHGGNQLPGSGYFLEPTVLSGFKQDDEHIQEEIFGPVITVQKFSSDEQALKWANDVRYGLASSVWTSNHTRAMRFAKYLDFGAVWINTHIPLVAEMPHGGFKHSGYGKDLSHYGFEDYTRVKHVMSYIGD; this is encoded by the coding sequence GTGTCAGTAAGACAGTTGAAGAACTTTGTTGGCGGTCAGTATGTGTCCCCAGAATCAGACAAAGTAAGCGACGTAATCAACCCGGCCACCGGCGAAACCTACGCGCACGCCGCAGTCTCCTCAGCGCAGGATGTGCAAAAGGCCTACGAAGTTGCCCAGAAAGCATTTGAAGAGTGGTCTCAGACCACCCCTAGTGAGCGTCAGCTCGCACTTTTCCGAATCGCAGATGCACTTGAGGCTCGGGCACAGGAGGCTGCTGATGTCGAGAGTGAGAACACCGGTAAGCCACGCGGCACCTTGGTCGACTACGAGATCATGCCTTCGGTTGACCAGATTAGATTCTTCGCTGGTGCGGCTAGAAACTTGGAGGGACGGGCCACCGCCGAATACCTCAGGGATCACACCTCCTCGATCCGCCGCGAACCAATCGGTGTTATCGGTCAGGTGACCCCGTGGAACTACCCACTCAACATGGCAACCTGGAAGTTTGCTCCTGCGATTGCGGCGGGCAACACCATCGTGCTTAAGCCTTCAGACACCACCCCGGCATCAACCCTGTTGCTCGCTGAAATTGCGAGCGAGTTCTTGCCAGCGGGTGTCTTCAACGTGGTAACTGGTGATCGTGACACCGGTAGGGCCATGATTGAAAACCGCATTCCACAGATGGTGTCAATCACCGGCTCGGTTCGCGCCGGTATGGAGGTTGCCAAGAGCGCATCCGCTGATCTAAAGCGAGTGCATCTTGAGCTCGGTGGCAAGGCTCCGGTGATTGTGTTTGACGATGCAGATTTCGAAAAGGCTGCCGCAGGTATCGTTGCGGCTGGATTCTTCAACGCCGGGCAAGACTGCACCGCGGCGACTCGTCTACTGGTCCACGAAAACGCCTACGACAAGTTCATGACAGCTCTTATTGCTGAGGTCAAGGCCAATGCCAAGGTCGGCATGCCATCTGAGGATGGCATCTTGTTCGGACCTGTAAATAATGCCAACCAGCTCGTGAGAGTAAAGGGCTTTATCGACCGCCTGCCAGACCACGCCAAGATCGAGCACGGTGGAAACCAGCTGCCAGGATCCGGATACTTCCTGGAGCCGACCGTGCTATCGGGATTCAAGCAGGACGATGAGCACATCCAAGAGGAGATTTTTGGCCCAGTCATTACCGTCCAGAAGTTCTCCTCCGATGAGCAAGCTCTGAAGTGGGCAAACGATGTTCGCTATGGCTTGGCATCCTCGGTTTGGACCTCGAACCACACCCGGGCTATGCGCTTTGCCAAGTACCTAGACTTCGGTGCAGTTTGGATCAACACCCACATTCCTCTAGTTGCTGAAATGCCTCACGGTGGCTTCAAACACTCGGGCTATGGCAAGGATCTCTCGCACTACGGTTTTGAGGATTACACCCGCGTCAAGCACGTGATGAGCTACATCGGAGACTGA
- a CDS encoding spermidine/putrescine ABC transporter substrate-binding protein, translated as MKRGLPEDPMMRQLVEMARQKMISRRAALLGLGGTAAALSLASCAPASSTLTPAEDLSDSEKVLVWHNWPLYMDGEDDGSYPTLNRFMDQTGITVEYMMEIDDNDTWYAKVKDQLALGADPGFDVACPTNWLVNRMIALGYLQTMDNANMPNKVANLAPAYLGDDNDPDRVLSVPYQGIIGGIVYNKKMYKEATGKDAPTSLADVWAPELKGRVGLISEMRDSVGLTLLSQGVDIKDPASLTEDAFNEAVDFIAAQVSSGQIFNIKGNSYGEDLANGNIIVALAWSGDTTILNYEVGEDRFGFVVPDTGSTISSDSFVIPMGSQHKKNAEALINYYYDPVNAAELAAYVNYVTPVVGAKEEMMKTDPELAENPLIFPSEEFLANVHAFRPLTGQEEQRFATKWQNLLLGA; from the coding sequence ATGAAGCGTGGACTTCCTGAAGACCCAATGATGCGCCAGCTGGTTGAGATGGCTAGGCAAAAAATGATCTCCCGCCGTGCGGCTCTTCTGGGTCTTGGTGGAACTGCGGCTGCACTGAGCTTGGCCTCCTGTGCTCCTGCTTCATCAACTCTTACTCCAGCCGAGGATCTATCCGACTCCGAGAAGGTCTTGGTTTGGCACAACTGGCCGCTCTACATGGACGGTGAAGACGATGGCTCCTACCCGACCCTGAACCGCTTCATGGACCAGACCGGCATCACAGTTGAATACATGATGGAAATCGATGACAACGACACCTGGTACGCAAAGGTCAAGGACCAGCTGGCTCTAGGTGCCGACCCGGGCTTTGACGTAGCCTGCCCAACCAACTGGCTGGTAAACCGCATGATCGCACTGGGTTACCTGCAGACCATGGACAACGCAAACATGCCGAACAAGGTTGCCAACCTTGCACCTGCCTACCTAGGTGATGACAACGACCCAGACCGCGTGCTTTCAGTTCCTTACCAGGGCATCATCGGCGGCATCGTTTACAACAAGAAGATGTACAAAGAGGCGACCGGCAAGGACGCCCCCACCTCACTAGCTGATGTTTGGGCCCCTGAGCTAAAGGGACGCGTTGGTCTAATTTCCGAGATGCGTGACTCCGTTGGACTTACCCTGCTAAGCCAGGGTGTAGACATCAAGGATCCTGCGTCACTCACCGAAGATGCTTTCAACGAGGCCGTTGACTTCATTGCCGCCCAGGTTTCTTCCGGACAGATCTTCAACATCAAGGGCAACTCCTACGGTGAGGATCTAGCAAACGGCAACATCATCGTTGCATTGGCCTGGTCTGGTGACACCACCATCCTCAACTACGAGGTTGGCGAGGACCGCTTCGGATTCGTAGTGCCAGACACCGGCTCTACCATCTCCTCTGACTCATTCGTTATTCCGATGGGCTCCCAGCACAAGAAGAACGCTGAAGCTCTAATCAACTACTACTACGACCCAGTAAACGCTGCTGAGTTGGCTGCCTACGTGAACTACGTAACCCCAGTAGTTGGCGCTAAGGAAGAGATGATGAAGACCGACCCAGAGTTGGCCGAGAACCCACTGATCTTCCCATCCGAGGAGTTCCTTGCCAACGTGCACGCTTTCCGTCCACTAACCGGACAGGAAGAGCAGCGCTTTGCGACCAAGTGGCAAAACTTGCTACTAGGCGCATAG